A stretch of Paenibacillus sp. URB8-2 DNA encodes these proteins:
- a CDS encoding transglycosylase domain-containing protein has product MSNDEILRSNRHRKGGGGSQPPKPKKKKRLTRKRVLWTLFFTTALAIFCALGGYLFITINGEKLLNENEGKLTVNETTKIYDRNANLIGELALEKSEPVDSDQIPKIIKDAFIATEDKRFNEHKGVDLWSIGRAAVKDVVARSMVEGGSTITQQLAKNIFLTRDKTFFRKATEMSIAMALERQHTKDEIITLYLNRINFGGTIYGIKAASEHYFGVSDLSKLKLWQIATLAAMPKGPSRYNPLRNPDLSKERRAVVLQLMNDQGYITQEEMNEAKDINYNYKPPASKQRYQAFIDYAIDEAEDKFGLTEDDLNIGGYKIYTTMDKDAQTVVESAFADSDNFEKSVDDEPVQGSMVIMNQENGSIVALMGGRNYEKKGYSRITGSRRSPGSSIKPIVSYAPALESGQFSIHSQISNEKQCFGDYCPTNLHGYSSTISMTEALTKSENIPAVWLLDQIGIRTGFNFAKKMGIGLQDDDKNLSLALGGMSKGTNTLEMAQAYTAFANGGELRQAYAIKSITDSTGETVYKADTNPERVMKESTAYQLTEMMQEVVQSGTGRKARIDRPVAGKTGTTQSGYKGVDSNRDVWFVGYTPELTAAVWMGYDNPDRKHLLKNSSPLAAAFWGKVMEEVVKNYPEKSFPKPDNIDLPEPSKEPNQIQAVSGLTAQYDSSTGTVNLAWSPVETEGAEYRVYRKETSEGDFTQLISTLTPGAADLSAMAGLTYEYYVKAYYPNQGVESDPSNTVSVLIEGAEPSIEPTPSVEPGLPTDSPGEGGNGDNGAEGNPGEQGQGNGNGNGNGNGNGNGNGGDNPGGQDNPAAPSPTPAQQDSTPPSSPLPEISPAGAVVPDNGAEPASAPDAGSDKKEKRNDKSD; this is encoded by the coding sequence ATGTCGAATGACGAAATACTACGGTCGAACCGTCATAGAAAAGGGGGAGGCGGCAGCCAGCCGCCCAAGCCGAAGAAGAAGAAAAGGCTGACCCGCAAGCGCGTGCTGTGGACGCTGTTTTTTACAACGGCTTTGGCTATCTTTTGCGCGCTGGGCGGTTATCTGTTTATCACCATCAATGGAGAGAAGCTGCTTAATGAGAACGAGGGCAAGCTGACGGTCAACGAAACGACCAAGATTTACGACCGCAACGCTAACCTGATCGGGGAACTGGCTTTGGAAAAAAGCGAACCCGTCGACAGTGACCAGATTCCTAAAATCATCAAAGACGCCTTTATCGCGACGGAGGACAAACGGTTTAATGAGCATAAAGGGGTCGATCTATGGTCTATCGGACGGGCGGCCGTCAAAGACGTCGTCGCCCGCAGTATGGTCGAAGGCGGCAGCACGATCACGCAGCAGCTGGCCAAAAACATTTTTTTGACCCGGGACAAAACATTCTTCCGCAAAGCGACGGAGATGTCCATCGCCATGGCCCTTGAGCGTCAGCATACGAAGGATGAAATCATCACGCTGTATCTCAACCGGATCAACTTCGGAGGCACAATTTACGGCATTAAGGCCGCGTCCGAGCATTATTTCGGTGTAAGCGACCTGAGCAAGCTGAAACTGTGGCAGATCGCGACGCTGGCGGCCATGCCTAAAGGTCCTTCCCGTTACAACCCTCTCCGCAATCCCGATCTTTCCAAGGAACGCAGAGCGGTTGTCCTTCAGCTGATGAATGATCAGGGGTATATTACGCAGGAGGAAATGAACGAGGCCAAGGATATCAACTACAACTACAAGCCGCCGGCAAGCAAGCAGCGCTATCAGGCTTTTATCGATTACGCCATCGACGAAGCCGAAGACAAATTCGGACTTACCGAAGACGATCTCAACATAGGCGGTTACAAAATTTACACGACCATGGACAAGGACGCGCAGACGGTGGTTGAGAGCGCTTTTGCCGATAGCGACAATTTCGAGAAAAGCGTCGACGACGAGCCGGTGCAGGGTTCGATGGTTATCATGAACCAAGAGAACGGCAGCATTGTCGCTCTTATGGGTGGACGTAATTACGAGAAAAAAGGCTACAGCCGTATTACCGGCAGCCGGCGTTCGCCGGGATCGTCGATCAAGCCGATCGTATCGTACGCCCCGGCGCTGGAATCGGGCCAATTCTCGATTCACTCGCAGATCAGCAACGAAAAGCAGTGCTTTGGCGATTACTGTCCGACTAATCTACACGGGTATTCGTCAACCATCAGCATGACCGAAGCCCTGACGAAATCGGAAAATATTCCGGCCGTGTGGCTCCTTGACCAGATCGGTATACGCACAGGCTTCAATTTTGCCAAAAAAATGGGCATCGGCCTCCAGGATGATGACAAAAACCTGTCGCTCGCCCTTGGCGGCATGTCCAAAGGCACCAATACTCTGGAGATGGCCCAGGCCTATACCGCGTTCGCCAACGGTGGTGAATTACGGCAGGCTTATGCGATCAAGTCCATTACAGACAGCACGGGCGAAACGGTTTATAAGGCGGACACGAACCCCGAACGCGTCATGAAGGAGAGCACCGCTTATCAATTGACCGAGATGATGCAGGAGGTCGTGCAGAGCGGGACAGGCAGAAAAGCGAGAATTGACCGTCCCGTCGCCGGCAAAACCGGTACGACCCAGAGCGGATACAAGGGCGTCGACTCCAACCGGGACGTCTGGTTCGTCGGCTACACGCCGGAGCTTACGGCAGCAGTCTGGATGGGATACGACAATCCCGACCGGAAGCATCTGCTGAAGAACAGCAGTCCGCTGGCCGCCGCGTTTTGGGGTAAGGTCATGGAGGAAGTCGTGAAGAATTATCCGGAGAAATCGTTCCCGAAACCGGATAATATTGATCTTCCGGAGCCTTCCAAGGAGCCGAATCAGATTCAAGCTGTCAGCGGTCTGACCGCCCAGTACGATTCCTCGACCGGAACCGTCAACCTTGCATGGTCGCCTGTTGAGACTGAGGGAGCGGAATACCGGGTGTACCGCAAAGAGACCTCGGAAGGAGACTTCACTCAGCTGATCAGTACGCTGACGCCAGGCGCAGCTGACCTTAGCGCGATGGCAGGCCTGACCTATGAGTACTACGTGAAGGCATACTATCCGAATCAGGGAGTGGAAAGCGATCCTTCCAATACGGTATCGGTGCTCATCGAGGGTGCCGAGCCTTCGATCGAACCGACGCCATCGGTTGAGCCCGGTCTTCCTACGGATTCGCCCGGCGAAGGCGGGAACGGAGACAACGGCGCCGAAGGAAATCCAGGTGAACAAGGCCAGGGCAACGGAAACGGCAACGGGAATGGCAATGGGAACGGGAATGGGAACGGAGGCGACAACCCGGGCGGCCAGGATAATCCGGCAGCACCGTCGCCAACACCGGCCCAGCAGGACTCCACACCGCCATCGTCTCCATTGCCGGAGATAAGCCCGGCCGGTGCAGTCGTTCCTGACAATGGGGCGGAACCGGCTTCGGCCCCCGACGCCGGATCGGATAAGAAGGAGAAGCGTAACGACAAGTCGGATTAA
- the hfq gene encoding RNA chaperone Hfq, translating into MNKSINIQDTFLNQLRKENIPATVYLTNGFQIRGIIKAFDNFTIVIDSDGRQQMVYKHAISTFTPQRSVSLMQDNASEE; encoded by the coding sequence ATGAACAAGTCCATTAACATCCAAGATACGTTCTTGAACCAACTTCGCAAAGAAAATATCCCTGCTACAGTATATTTGACCAACGGCTTTCAAATCCGGGGAATTATTAAAGCGTTTGACAACTTTACGATCGTGATCGACAGCGACGGACGCCAGCAAATGGTGTACAAGCATGCGATTTCAACGTTTACGCCGCAGCGCAGCGTATCCCTGATGCAGGACAACGCTTCCGAAGAATAA
- the miaA gene encoding tRNA (adenosine(37)-N6)-dimethylallyltransferase MiaA, which translates to MTKEAKPKVLVLLGPTAVGKTRLSLSIADAYHAEIISGDSMQVYRGMDIGTAKIKPSEMEGISHHLIDILDPAEPYSAAEFQTEGRRLIGEISARGKLPFIVGGTGLYIESLCYGFRFSEAVADEAFRAEMDKFAEEHGALALHARLAEVDPASAARLHPNDRRRIIRALEIYRQTDTPLSESPAAQKPESPYDLCLIGLTMDRQILYNRIEERIDEMLAEGLIEEVKRLMERGFGRNLVSMQGLGYKEIAAYLEGEMTLEESVTLLKRDTRRFAKRQLSWFRHMKDIQWIDVGDGGNFSGNFEKLRDIIAGKFLSGLEYTSEQSN; encoded by the coding sequence TTGACCAAAGAAGCTAAACCGAAGGTGCTGGTGCTGCTTGGTCCGACCGCGGTCGGCAAGACCCGTTTAAGCCTTTCGATAGCCGACGCATACCATGCGGAGATTATATCCGGCGATTCGATGCAGGTATACCGCGGTATGGATATCGGCACAGCCAAAATCAAGCCGTCCGAGATGGAGGGCATCTCCCATCATCTGATCGATATCCTCGATCCTGCGGAGCCTTACTCGGCAGCCGAATTCCAGACTGAAGGCCGCAGACTGATCGGCGAGATTTCCGCCAGAGGGAAGCTGCCGTTCATTGTGGGAGGGACGGGCTTGTATATCGAGTCACTCTGCTACGGCTTCCGGTTCTCCGAGGCCGTTGCCGACGAGGCGTTCCGTGCGGAGATGGACAAGTTTGCGGAGGAACACGGCGCGCTGGCGCTGCACGCGAGACTTGCCGAAGTTGACCCTGCCAGCGCCGCACGGCTGCATCCGAACGACCGGCGGAGGATTATCCGGGCTTTGGAGATTTACCGGCAGACGGATACGCCGCTTTCCGAGTCTCCGGCAGCGCAAAAACCGGAGTCACCCTACGACCTTTGCCTCATCGGTTTGACAATGGACCGGCAAATACTATATAACCGTATTGAAGAGCGAATCGACGAAATGCTGGCGGAAGGGCTGATCGAAGAGGTGAAGAGGCTGATGGAACGCGGCTTTGGCCGGAACCTCGTTTCCATGCAGGGGCTCGGATACAAGGAGATCGCCGCCTATCTCGAGGGAGAAATGACGCTGGAAGAATCGGTGACGCTTCTTAAGCGCGATACGCGGCGTTTTGCCAAAAGACAGCTGTCGTGGTTTCGCCACATGAAGGATATTCAGTGGATTGATGTAGGCGACGGCGGAAACTTTTCCGGGAATTTTGAGAAATTACGTGATATAATAGCAGGAAAGTTTCTTTCAGGTCTTGAATATACTTCTGAACAATCTAATTGA
- a CDS encoding class I SAM-dependent methyltransferase, protein MIITTGDRPLTEVAARAERLAEHLGVPYAPRGNQSMSKLLSRYGDEEALVVLLQGVRLLRPDRPQLQFHPSMGFVRAKRVLKGESDPMLEAAGMVPGDSVLDCTAGLGADALLFAVHGGERSNVTALESSLPLYALLTEGMAHYASGLGEVDAALRRINVVHRNHLDYLRSLPDNSVDIVYFDPMFREPLEDSAGISPLRAYANSDSLTQESVSEAVRAGRKAVVLKEKRGSGEFSRLGFAEQLRPGTKTSYGVITIDQRS, encoded by the coding sequence ATGATTATAACTACGGGCGATCGCCCGCTAACCGAGGTTGCCGCGCGTGCGGAACGTCTGGCGGAGCATTTAGGCGTTCCCTACGCGCCGCGCGGCAATCAATCTATGTCCAAGCTTCTCTCGCGCTATGGTGACGAAGAGGCGCTCGTTGTGCTGCTTCAAGGCGTGCGATTGCTGAGACCGGACCGGCCTCAGCTTCAGTTTCACCCCAGCATGGGATTTGTCCGCGCCAAGCGGGTATTAAAGGGTGAAAGCGACCCCATGCTGGAGGCTGCCGGAATGGTTCCCGGCGACAGTGTGCTCGACTGCACGGCGGGGCTTGGCGCCGATGCGCTGCTGTTTGCCGTCCACGGGGGAGAGCGGTCCAATGTTACCGCACTGGAGAGTTCCCTGCCGCTGTATGCCCTGCTGACGGAAGGAATGGCCCACTATGCTTCAGGACTCGGGGAAGTAGATGCCGCGCTGCGCCGGATAAATGTCGTCCACAGGAATCACCTGGACTACCTGAGGAGCCTTCCGGACAATAGCGTGGATATCGTCTATTTCGATCCGATGTTCCGCGAGCCTCTGGAGGATTCGGCGGGCATATCTCCGCTCCGCGCCTATGCCAACAGCGACTCGCTGACCCAGGAGAGCGTTTCGGAAGCGGTCCGGGCTGGGCGTAAAGCAGTGGTGCTGAAAGAGAAAAGAGGCAGCGGCGAGTTCAGCCGGCTCGGGTTCGCGGAGCAGCTTCGCCCGGGGACCAAAACATCGTACGGGGTGATCACAATTGACCAAAGAAGCTAA
- the mutL gene encoding DNA mismatch repair endonuclease MutL gives MAKIHVLDEHIANQIAAGEVVERPASVVKELVENAIDAGSTRIEVAVEEGGLQSIRVKDNGSGIEPEDCETAFYRHATSKIDNGRDLFQITSLGFRGEALPSIAAVAKVSLMTASSDDGRGRLLEIEGGKLTANEDTAHGRGTEMSVRELFYNTPARLKYMKSIQTELGHISDAMYRMALAYPGISFTLHHNGNQLLHTLGNGDLLQVIAAVYGTSAAKAMLPVQAEDPDYRISGYVSRPEWTRSNRNAITTIVGGRYIRSNGLNAAIMRAYHTLLPINRYPLLVLKLDMHPSLVDVNVHPAKLEVRFSKEPELYQLVEQEIRKTLLGENLIPRPGRETIGPKGSASFIQEQFAFPKASPNFPGSEDGVKENATGLPGSSAPRAGEDEFAAKGEGRTAPEDSGGQAGTRRGTDSASGIATGAAEAAASRAYSPSSAYDDRSPGKTRGGERSASYTGSLQPQLRDGAAYGGYRPDARTAARQGQSLPGTEELWAPAGSEAAGLPPFPELNYIGQHHGTYIIAQNDEGLYLIDQHAAHERINYEYYYEKFGRPAEASQELLLPITLEFTPSESRLLGERLQWFEQAGVYLEHFGGQTFLVRSLPYWFPKGEEKEIVEEMAEWVLGERNIDLAKLREKSSILCSCKASIKANQKLTEQEVESLLSRLSACRQPYTCPHGRPIVISFSAYDLEKLFKRVM, from the coding sequence ATGGCCAAAATCCATGTGCTGGACGAGCATATTGCCAACCAGATTGCCGCCGGGGAAGTGGTGGAAAGACCGGCTTCGGTGGTGAAAGAGCTTGTGGAGAACGCCATCGACGCGGGCAGCACCCGGATCGAAGTGGCCGTAGAAGAGGGGGGGCTGCAGAGCATCCGGGTTAAAGATAACGGTTCGGGCATCGAACCCGAGGATTGCGAGACCGCCTTCTACCGCCATGCCACGAGCAAAATCGATAACGGCCGCGACTTGTTTCAAATCACAAGCCTCGGCTTCCGGGGTGAAGCGCTGCCCAGTATCGCCGCCGTAGCCAAAGTGTCCCTGATGACGGCAAGCTCGGACGACGGCAGGGGACGGCTGCTTGAGATTGAAGGCGGCAAATTGACGGCGAATGAGGATACCGCCCATGGCAGGGGAACCGAGATGTCCGTCAGGGAATTGTTCTACAATACGCCAGCCAGATTGAAATACATGAAGAGCATCCAGACGGAGCTCGGCCATATCTCCGACGCCATGTACCGGATGGCGCTGGCCTATCCCGGGATTTCCTTTACGTTGCATCATAACGGCAACCAGCTGCTGCATACGCTTGGCAACGGTGATCTGCTCCAGGTTATTGCGGCCGTTTACGGCACATCCGCCGCCAAAGCGATGCTGCCGGTGCAGGCGGAAGATCCCGATTACCGGATTTCAGGCTATGTCAGCCGTCCGGAATGGACGCGGTCCAATCGGAACGCGATTACAACGATAGTCGGCGGCCGGTATATCCGTAGCAACGGACTGAACGCGGCCATTATGCGCGCATACCATACGCTGCTGCCGATCAACCGCTATCCGCTGCTGGTCCTGAAGCTGGACATGCACCCTTCGCTTGTGGACGTCAATGTGCATCCTGCCAAGCTGGAGGTCCGGTTCAGCAAGGAACCCGAGTTGTATCAGCTTGTGGAGCAGGAAATTCGCAAAACTCTGCTCGGCGAAAATTTGATCCCCCGGCCCGGCAGGGAGACGATCGGCCCGAAAGGCAGCGCCTCTTTCATTCAGGAGCAATTTGCCTTCCCAAAGGCTTCTCCGAATTTTCCGGGTTCTGAAGATGGAGTGAAGGAGAACGCAACCGGCCTTCCCGGTTCTTCCGCCCCAAGAGCGGGAGAGGACGAATTTGCAGCGAAGGGGGAAGGACGAACGGCACCGGAGGACAGTGGGGGACAAGCTGGAACCCGCCGTGGCACGGATTCGGCTTCGGGAATCGCGACCGGCGCGGCCGAAGCAGCCGCCTCAAGAGCATATTCACCCTCCTCTGCTTATGATGATAGGTCCCCCGGCAAGACGCGCGGGGGAGAGCGGAGCGCATCTTATACGGGCTCATTACAGCCGCAGCTGCGCGACGGCGCGGCATACGGGGGATACCGTCCTGATGCCAGAACAGCCGCACGCCAGGGGCAGTCTCTCCCTGGAACCGAAGAACTGTGGGCTCCGGCCGGAAGCGAGGCGGCCGGTCTGCCGCCGTTCCCCGAGCTGAACTATATCGGACAGCACCACGGCACCTACATCATCGCCCAGAACGATGAAGGGCTGTACTTGATCGATCAGCATGCGGCGCATGAACGCATCAATTACGAGTATTACTATGAGAAGTTCGGCCGCCCGGCCGAAGCTTCACAAGAGCTGCTGCTGCCGATTACGCTGGAATTTACCCCTTCGGAAAGCCGGCTGCTCGGCGAGCGACTGCAATGGTTTGAGCAGGCCGGCGTCTATTTGGAGCATTTCGGCGGCCAGACGTTTCTGGTCCGTTCACTTCCTTACTGGTTCCCGAAAGGTGAGGAGAAGGAAATCGTTGAGGAAATGGCGGAATGGGTGCTTGGCGAGAGGAATATCGACCTTGCCAAATTGCGCGAGAAATCGTCGATTCTATGCTCTTGCAAAGCATCGATCAAGGCGAATCAGAAGCTGACGGAGCAGGAAGTCGAGAGCCTGCTGTCCAGACTTTCGGCCTGCCGCCAGCCTTATACCTGCCCGCACGGACGACCGATTGTCATCTCCTTCTCAGCCTATGATTTGGAGAAGCTGTTCAAGCGGGTAATGTGA
- the mutS gene encoding DNA mismatch repair protein MutS: MAKYTPMIEQYLKVKEGAKDAFLFFRLGDFYEMFFDDALLASKELEITLTGREGGGDERIPMCGVPYHSAEGYIQRLIEKGYKVAICEQLDDPATTKGMVRRDIVRVVTPGTVMEGKSLTDKSNNYLVCVTELKGMTALAACDLSTGELYVTSSPSGGDTLRGEIGLYEPAEVIGDGSLLESVRTETLPGAKPVVYTPWEKKDEAGARRQFGEAAWTRLESERAQCLALLISYLGETQRRSLGQLSQISPYEPGNYMILDPFTRRNLELTETVRERSKKGSLLWLLDRTETSMGARLLRRRIDKPLLQRAKVEQRLEAVDYLYNQFIVREDLRLALKEIYDLERLTGRVAYGSANGRDLNALKLSLAQIPALKELCQASGSSTLREIGETLDECADLRGDIEAAIVDDPPISVRDGGLIRPGCHARLDELREASSSGKRWIAELEAKERLATGIKSLKIGYNKVFGYYIEITRSNLASLPEGRYERKQTLTNAERFVTPELKEKEALILEAQDKMTDLEYSLFCELRDRLSSQIPRLQSLAEKVAEIDVYQSLAAVSAEQRFVKPTLTEGYDLKIEGGRHPVVEAVLKDTSFIANGSSLVQDDGRILLITGPNMAGKSTYMRQVALICIMAQVGCFVPADKAEIPVIDRIFTRIGAADDLIGGQSTFMVEMADIQLMTEKATPRSLIIIDELGRGTSTGEGMAIAQAVIEYVHHHIGCKALVSTHFHELAHLEDTLDGLRNYSMAVQESGDKVNFLRKLIPGAADSSYGIYCARLAGLPGSIIDRAYGLLQQIEHSAAAHEPAKLVSTAEEHGGGPVADGPKAEGVREVAAASGDGLGAFFEPSSRSVARSASEAPSHQEGNLGASELARRETAVHLAERLEEGGEVVQLSIFGDEEPRRGRKSAAGQREHSVADDIMAAVGEADLMNMTPLQAMQLLNDLKMKIKLK, translated from the coding sequence ATGGCAAAATATACACCGATGATCGAGCAATATTTGAAAGTGAAGGAAGGGGCGAAGGATGCCTTCCTTTTTTTCCGGCTGGGCGATTTTTACGAAATGTTTTTTGACGACGCTCTGCTGGCTTCCAAGGAACTGGAAATTACGCTGACCGGCCGGGAGGGCGGAGGCGATGAGCGCATTCCGATGTGCGGGGTCCCTTACCATTCCGCCGAGGGCTACATACAGCGCCTGATTGAAAAAGGCTACAAAGTCGCGATCTGCGAGCAGCTTGACGATCCGGCGACAACCAAGGGCATGGTGCGGCGGGATATCGTCCGCGTCGTGACGCCCGGAACGGTAATGGAAGGCAAGTCGCTGACCGACAAGAGCAACAATTATCTGGTCTGTGTCACCGAACTAAAAGGGATGACGGCGCTTGCCGCCTGCGATCTGTCGACCGGTGAGCTGTATGTGACTTCATCGCCTTCGGGCGGGGATACGCTGCGCGGCGAAATCGGCCTGTACGAGCCGGCTGAGGTCATCGGGGACGGCTCGCTGCTGGAGAGCGTCCGGACCGAGACGCTGCCGGGAGCGAAGCCCGTCGTCTATACTCCATGGGAGAAGAAGGATGAAGCCGGTGCGCGGCGCCAATTCGGCGAAGCGGCCTGGACGCGGCTGGAAAGCGAGCGGGCCCAGTGCCTCGCGCTGCTGATTTCGTACCTTGGCGAAACGCAGCGGCGGTCGCTCGGACAGCTCAGTCAAATCTCCCCGTATGAGCCGGGGAATTATATGATTCTGGACCCGTTCACCCGGCGGAATCTGGAGCTGACCGAGACGGTTCGGGAACGCTCCAAGAAGGGCTCGCTGCTCTGGCTGCTCGACCGTACGGAGACATCGATGGGGGCCCGGCTCCTCCGGCGGCGTATAGACAAGCCGCTTCTGCAGCGCGCCAAAGTCGAGCAGCGGCTGGAGGCCGTCGACTATTTGTACAACCAGTTCATTGTGCGCGAAGATTTGCGGCTGGCTCTGAAAGAGATCTATGATCTGGAGCGGCTTACCGGACGGGTGGCATACGGGAGCGCGAACGGCCGCGATCTGAACGCCCTGAAGCTGTCGCTGGCGCAGATCCCGGCGCTTAAGGAGCTGTGCCAGGCTTCCGGTTCGTCCACCCTGCGGGAAATCGGCGAAACGTTAGACGAATGCGCCGACCTCCGCGGGGACATCGAAGCGGCGATTGTCGACGATCCTCCGATATCCGTGCGCGACGGCGGATTGATCCGGCCCGGCTGCCACGCCCGGCTGGACGAGCTTCGGGAAGCGAGCAGCAGCGGCAAACGCTGGATCGCGGAGCTTGAGGCGAAGGAGCGACTGGCTACCGGAATCAAATCGCTGAAGATCGGATACAACAAGGTGTTCGGCTATTATATTGAGATTACCCGTTCCAATCTGGCGTCTCTGCCGGAAGGAAGGTATGAACGCAAGCAGACGCTTACCAACGCGGAGCGCTTCGTGACTCCCGAATTGAAGGAGAAGGAAGCCCTGATTCTGGAAGCGCAGGACAAGATGACCGATCTCGAATACAGCCTGTTCTGCGAGCTGCGTGACCGTTTAAGTTCTCAGATTCCGAGACTTCAGAGTCTGGCGGAAAAAGTGGCCGAAATCGACGTATACCAAAGCCTCGCCGCGGTCAGTGCGGAGCAGCGTTTTGTAAAACCGACGCTTACCGAGGGCTATGACCTGAAGATTGAAGGCGGGCGACACCCCGTTGTCGAGGCGGTGCTGAAGGACACTTCCTTTATCGCCAACGGCAGCAGTCTTGTTCAGGATGACGGAAGGATCTTGCTGATAACCGGACCGAATATGGCGGGAAAAAGCACCTATATGCGCCAGGTAGCCTTAATCTGCATTATGGCGCAGGTGGGATGCTTCGTTCCGGCCGACAAGGCCGAAATCCCGGTCATCGACCGGATTTTCACCCGGATCGGAGCGGCTGACGATCTGATCGGCGGCCAAAGCACCTTTATGGTCGAAATGGCCGACATTCAGCTCATGACCGAAAAAGCGACGCCGCGCAGCCTGATCATCATCGATGAACTGGGCCGGGGTACCTCGACCGGCGAGGGCATGGCGATTGCCCAGGCGGTCATCGAATATGTGCACCATCACATTGGCTGCAAGGCGCTTGTCTCCACCCATTTTCATGAGCTGGCCCATCTGGAGGACACTCTGGACGGCCTGCGCAATTATTCTATGGCAGTGCAGGAGAGCGGAGACAAGGTCAATTTCCTCCGTAAGCTGATCCCCGGCGCGGCGGACAGCAGCTACGGGATTTACTGTGCACGCCTTGCCGGGCTGCCCGGCAGCATTATCGATCGAGCCTACGGCCTGCTTCAGCAAATTGAGCATTCAGCTGCTGCCCATGAACCGGCAAAACTGGTATCTACTGCTGAAGAGCACGGCGGCGGACCGGTGGCAGATGGCCCGAAAGCGGAAGGCGTCAGAGAAGTCGCCGCCGCGTCCGGGGATGGCTTGGGAGCGTTCTTCGAGCCGAGTTCCCGCTCCGTTGCCCGTTCCGCCTCGGAAGCCCCATCCCATCAAGAAGGGAACTTAGGCGCTTCCGAGCTTGCCCGCCGGGAGACGGCAGTGCATTTGGCCGAACGCTTGGAAGAAGGCGGCGAAGTAGTGCAGCTCTCCATCTTCGGCGACGAGGAGCCTCGGCGCGGACGCAAATCGGCTGCGGGCCAGCGTGAACATTCGGTGGCGGACGATATTATGGCCGCGGTCGGCGAAGCGGATTTGATGAATATGACGCCGCTGCAGGCGATGCAATTATTGAATGACTTGAAGATGAAGATCAAATTGAAATAG
- a CDS encoding IS110 family transposase, with amino-acid sequence MGAIKHEAGAIRKLLKQLGKKEELEVCYEGGPTGYGLHRLLTSLGVRCMVVAPSLIPVRRGDQVKTDRRDALRLSELLRAGELSGVYVPSAEDEALRDLVRAREDAREDLHRAKQRLLKFLLRYSITPPAGIKRRWTKRYRLWLEGLKLEQEAQAITFREYLHAVKEGEERLKRIETGLLEQAAQGANGALVKALQGLRGVAFVTAVSLVAEIGSFRRFRSPMQLMAYLGLVPREYSSGQSVRRGN; translated from the coding sequence GTGGGAGCGATCAAGCACGAAGCTGGAGCGATCCGCAAACTGCTGAAACAACTGGGAAAAAAGGAAGAGCTGGAGGTTTGCTACGAGGGCGGGCCGACGGGCTACGGACTGCACCGTTTGCTGACGAGCCTGGGCGTGCGCTGCATGGTAGTGGCGCCATCGCTCATCCCGGTACGGCGTGGAGATCAGGTCAAGACGGACCGACGGGATGCTTTGCGCCTTTCGGAGCTGCTTCGGGCCGGCGAACTGAGCGGGGTCTACGTGCCAAGCGCGGAAGACGAAGCGCTGCGGGACCTGGTGCGGGCGCGGGAAGACGCCCGGGAAGATCTGCACCGGGCGAAGCAGCGGCTGCTGAAGTTTCTGTTGCGGTACTCAATCACACCGCCGGCGGGAATTAAACGTAGATGGACGAAACGCTACCGGCTGTGGCTGGAAGGGCTGAAGCTGGAGCAGGAAGCGCAAGCGATAACGTTTCGGGAATATTTGCACGCCGTGAAAGAAGGAGAAGAGCGGCTGAAGAGGATCGAAACGGGACTTTTGGAGCAGGCCGCCCAGGGCGCGAACGGAGCGTTGGTCAAGGCGCTGCAAGGGTTGCGAGGGGTGGCATTCGTGACGGCGGTGTCGCTGGTGGCCGAAATCGGCAGTTTCCGGCGTTTTCGCAGCCCGATGCAACTGATGGCGTACCTGGGGCTGGTGCCGAGGGAGTATTCGTCAGGGCAGAGTGTGCGGCGGGGAAACTGA
- a CDS encoding putative amidoligase domain-containing protein, protein MSPVVARGAVTLAHLIVSRYEDLPLRPLDRDDLHAAYYRGDKPPLRAAFEPLKAQLRGWRATLTRQTPSSRCCA, encoded by the coding sequence GTGTCCCCGGTCGTCGCCCGGGGAGCGGTCACGCTGGCTCACCTGATCGTGAGCCGCTACGAAGACCTGCCGCTGCGCCCGCTCGACCGCGACGACCTGCACGCCGCGTATTACCGCGGCGACAAGCCGCCGCTGCGCGCCGCGTTCGAGCCGCTGAAGGCGCAGCTCCGGGGCTGGCGGGCTACGCTGACGCGGCAGACGCCATCGAGCCGCTGCTGCGCCTGA